A genomic segment from Nodularia sphaerocarpa UHCC 0038 encodes:
- a CDS encoding type 2 lanthipeptide synthetase LanM family protein, with protein MTLSQSTSNSTIKEDPFQKLPAAPSSTQSEAWYHALTLKERIALCADTSKTPKKNIDEKQAERLLERWRSQFSTGAFFDQRLALDGINENEFLELLGERINAVQDRCATPPAWLEGLTQAFARPMSFDAVALLQQWHNQPEVGFLYLIEPLLRQAIDDFRQGIQKLGETHSSLPFDPDTIEAIVLVNWTQELLQLLKRTLVLELNVARLQGLLQGDTPQERFENFIQQLRHSDVAFALLEEYPVLARQLLIHIHHLSSFSLEFLTHLCQDWHTLQTTLGSNATSDKLLQLEGNLGDKHRGGRSVLIATFTNGWKVVYKPKSLAIDIHFQELLSWLNQRGDHPTLRTVKVINRGSYGWVEFVKAEDCDTNIEIERFYERQGAYLAILYGLSATDFHFENLIAVGEHPILLDLEALFHPPRERRDENNTEQLIVNKILQSVLKVGLLPMRLWFNSESEGLDISGLGATAGQLSPDPLPYWEGAGTDQMQLKRSRLPLKEGDHRPKLQGKAVRLLDYISSLINGFTAMYGLLLKHRDHLLSDSGPLAAFGEDEVRVIVRPTRFYGMLLYESFHPDVLRNALNRDRLWDKLWSEVKNDFDLVQIILAEREDLEQGDIPAFFTYPGSPDLWSSSGKRIANFFDESTMSSPARRFLQLSDNDLAQQTWYIRASLATTVTGDELKHASVSRPTISHSSNTVADQSQFLAAALAVGDRLESLAIQGGGDATWVGLALVDQRNWMLASSGVDLYTGLPGIALFLAYLGAVTHQERYTVLAQAAMKTLRHEVKQVKSAISSIGAFTGWGGLIYTLTHLGVLWEQPELIAEAEETAALFPSLIEFDQQFDVIGGAAGCIVSLINLHHHAPSLLTLQTAIQCGDWLLAHAQPMEGGLAWVANGFSKSPLSGFSHGAAGIAWTLFKLARFTGEERFETAARQAIEFERTLFCQEEGNWFDRREAEIPEQGTEKVSPNLITAWCNGAPGIGLARLHCLSYLDDSQIRAEINTALKTTLAHGFGGNHSLCHGDLGNLEFLLQASLILDQPQWKTEVDRLGSVILDSIDQQGWLCGVPLGVETPGLMTGLAGIGYELLRLAAPEFVPSVLVMEPPKVNSQV; from the coding sequence ATGACACTATCACAAAGTACAAGCAACTCGACCATAAAAGAAGATCCATTCCAAAAACTACCTGCCGCTCCCTCCTCAACTCAATCCGAGGCTTGGTATCACGCCCTGACTTTAAAAGAACGTATAGCGCTTTGTGCTGATACCTCTAAGACACCCAAAAAGAACATAGATGAGAAACAGGCTGAACGTCTTCTAGAACGCTGGCGTTCCCAATTTTCAACAGGGGCGTTTTTTGATCAGCGTCTAGCACTCGATGGCATTAATGAAAATGAGTTCCTAGAGTTACTGGGTGAGCGGATAAATGCCGTTCAAGATCGTTGCGCTACACCTCCAGCATGGCTCGAAGGTCTGACCCAAGCCTTTGCTCGTCCCATGTCTTTTGATGCCGTGGCGCTACTCCAGCAATGGCACAACCAACCAGAGGTCGGATTTCTTTATCTCATCGAGCCTTTGCTCCGTCAAGCCATTGATGATTTCCGACAAGGAATCCAGAAGCTAGGAGAGACGCACTCTTCCCTCCCGTTTGATCCAGACACCATTGAAGCCATAGTTTTGGTCAATTGGACTCAGGAATTGCTCCAGCTCTTGAAGCGTACCTTAGTCCTTGAACTCAACGTTGCTCGGCTACAGGGGCTTCTCCAAGGAGATACCCCCCAAGAGCGCTTTGAGAACTTTATCCAGCAGCTACGCCATTCGGATGTGGCCTTTGCCCTTCTAGAAGAATACCCTGTTTTAGCTCGCCAACTCCTAATTCATATTCATCATCTGAGTAGCTTTAGTCTGGAGTTTCTTACCCACCTTTGTCAGGATTGGCATACTCTTCAAACTACTCTGGGAAGCAACGCAACATCAGACAAATTATTGCAGCTAGAGGGTAATTTAGGAGACAAACATCGGGGTGGAAGGTCAGTACTCATTGCCACATTCACTAATGGCTGGAAAGTCGTTTATAAACCGAAATCATTAGCCATTGATATACATTTTCAGGAACTTTTATCCTGGTTGAATCAACGAGGTGACCACCCAACCTTGCGAACTGTCAAAGTAATTAATCGTGGTTCCTACGGTTGGGTTGAGTTCGTCAAAGCAGAGGATTGTGATACAAATATCGAAATAGAACGATTTTACGAACGACAAGGGGCATATTTAGCAATATTGTATGGGTTGAGTGCGACTGATTTTCATTTCGAGAATCTGATTGCGGTGGGAGAACATCCTATACTCCTGGATCTGGAAGCACTCTTTCATCCACCCAGAGAGAGGAGAGACGAAAATAATACCGAGCAACTGATTGTCAATAAAATTCTTCAGTCTGTCTTGAAAGTCGGGCTACTACCGATGCGTCTTTGGTTCAATTCCGAATCAGAGGGCTTAGATATCAGTGGTCTTGGTGCTACCGCCGGTCAGCTATCCCCCGATCCTCTCCCCTACTGGGAAGGGGCTGGTACAGACCAGATGCAACTCAAACGCAGCCGATTACCTTTGAAAGAAGGTGATCACCGTCCCAAGTTGCAAGGAAAGGCGGTTCGTCTGCTAGATTACATCTCGTCGCTGATCAATGGTTTCACGGCTATGTACGGATTACTCCTGAAACATCGGGATCATCTGCTCTCAGACTCAGGACCTCTGGCTGCTTTCGGTGAAGATGAGGTGCGAGTCATTGTGCGTCCTACGCGGTTCTATGGAATGTTACTCTATGAGAGCTTTCATCCAGACGTTTTACGCAACGCCTTAAACCGCGATCGCCTGTGGGATAAACTTTGGAGTGAGGTCAAAAATGATTTTGATTTGGTTCAAATCATTCTTGCGGAGCGAGAGGATCTTGAGCAAGGTGATATTCCGGCATTTTTCACCTATCCTGGTTCACCTGACTTGTGGAGTAGCTCTGGTAAAAGGATTGCTAACTTTTTTGACGAATCAACAATGTCCTCTCCTGCACGGCGTTTTCTTCAGTTGAGTGATAACGATCTGGCTCAACAAACTTGGTATATCCGGGCAAGCTTGGCAACTACAGTCACCGGAGACGAACTTAAACACGCTTCAGTCTCTCGACCAACAATTTCTCATTCCTCAAATACTGTTGCTGATCAAAGTCAGTTTCTAGCAGCTGCCCTAGCAGTGGGAGACCGGCTAGAGTCTTTGGCAATACAAGGTGGCGGAGATGCCACTTGGGTGGGATTAGCACTGGTTGATCAACGTAATTGGATGCTGGCTTCCTCTGGGGTAGACCTTTATACAGGGCTACCAGGCATTGCCCTTTTCCTGGCTTATCTTGGGGCGGTAACACACCAAGAGCGTTACACAGTCTTGGCTCAAGCAGCAATGAAAACCCTACGCCATGAAGTAAAACAAGTCAAGTCAGCCATTTCATCTATTGGTGCGTTCACCGGATGGGGGGGATTAATCTACACCCTAACTCACTTAGGAGTGCTTTGGGAACAACCGGAATTAATCGCTGAAGCGGAGGAAACTGCGGCATTATTCCCCAGTTTAATCGAGTTTGATCAGCAGTTTGATGTGATTGGTGGTGCGGCAGGCTGCATTGTTAGTCTGATTAATCTGCATCACCATGCCCCTTCTTTGTTAACTTTACAAACGGCTATTCAATGTGGAGATTGGCTTCTGGCTCATGCTCAACCGATGGAGGGGGGTTTAGCTTGGGTTGCCAATGGATTCAGTAAAAGTCCGCTTTCAGGCTTTTCACATGGCGCAGCAGGTATCGCTTGGACTCTTTTCAAATTAGCTCGGTTCACAGGTGAGGAGCGATTTGAAACGGCTGCGAGACAAGCCATTGAATTTGAACGTACCCTCTTTTGTCAAGAAGAAGGTAATTGGTTTGATCGGCGTGAAGCTGAAATTCCAGAACAGGGGACAGAGAAAGTGTCGCCCAACCTTATCACAGCTTGGTGCAATGGTGCGCCAGGAATTGGGCTGGCTCGTTTACATTGTCTTTCCTATCTTGATGATTCTCAAATCAGGGCAGAAATTAACACGGCGCTGAAAACCACTCTGGCTCATGGTTTTGGTGGCAACCACTCCCTCTGTCACGGAGATTTGG
- a CDS encoding mersacidin/lichenicidin family type 2 lantibiotic → MSNIDIIRAWKDEEYRNSLSEEQRSMLPENPAGILEMADQEIQNLVGGEARYASQPVQSAYLPSWLTNCKNISNAMSVTSTCCCFSR, encoded by the coding sequence ATGTCTAATATCGACATTATCCGCGCTTGGAAAGATGAAGAATATCGCAACAGCCTAAGTGAAGAACAGCGCTCAATGCTGCCTGAAAACCCCGCCGGGATCCTTGAGATGGCAGATCAGGAAATACAAAACCTAGTCGGTGGCGAGGCAAGATATGCATCCCAACCTGTTCAGTCTGCTTACCTGCCGTCATGGCTTACCAATTGTAAGAATATTAGCAACGCCATGTCAGTAACTTCAACCTGTTGCTGTTTCAGCAGGTAA
- a CDS encoding sigma-70 family RNA polymerase sigma factor: MQPRQGITEIFSTFVQLDADRFNVWATDSKLQRSIKRCVEAYPQQKSDNFWVLYWYKIWEIESNPLAVGHISAYLQEVCYWVSRKIAVNFISQFSIADCFQMAISCIYKILKNFNPEYSTNLKSYAEYAFERFLKDTLRLGKEADICTDWALLHKISRKRLVNSLTNAGFNSQISNNYVLAWECFQELYTSDSKTIRQLGKPDSTRWQAMTQLYNRQSLSQVTPETLEKWLSTCAKAVRDFLYPKFVSVDAFFNGQESGNLLDTLPADLPASLLTEIIAQEESTTRETQQAQLNQVLMDALAALDIQAQKLLQAYYQQQLTQQQISEQLEIKQYTVSRRLSSIKRSLLTTLTQWSIDSLHISPTPVVVDAISKSLEEWLKNYYSHTHPPLK; this comes from the coding sequence ATGCAACCCCGACAGGGCATTACGGAAATATTCTCGACTTTTGTGCAGTTGGATGCAGATAGGTTCAACGTCTGGGCAACAGATAGCAAACTCCAGCGAAGTATAAAAAGATGCGTAGAAGCATACCCCCAACAGAAATCTGATAATTTTTGGGTGCTTTATTGGTACAAAATCTGGGAAATAGAATCCAACCCTTTAGCTGTGGGACATATTTCGGCTTATTTACAAGAAGTCTGCTATTGGGTTTCTCGAAAAATAGCCGTAAATTTTATCAGTCAATTTTCTATTGCTGATTGTTTTCAGATGGCGATTTCCTGTATTTATAAAATTCTCAAAAATTTTAATCCTGAATACAGTACAAATTTAAAAAGCTATGCAGAATATGCTTTTGAGCGTTTCCTCAAGGACACATTACGTCTAGGAAAGGAAGCAGATATATGCACAGATTGGGCGTTACTGCATAAAATTAGCCGCAAGCGGTTGGTAAATTCTTTAACTAATGCGGGTTTTAATAGTCAAATTAGCAATAATTACGTCTTAGCTTGGGAATGTTTTCAGGAACTTTACACCAGTGACAGCAAAACTATCCGTCAATTGGGAAAACCAGATAGTACCAGATGGCAAGCAATGACTCAGTTGTACAATAGACAAAGCTTGAGCCAAGTAACTCCAGAAACTTTAGAAAAATGGCTGAGTACCTGCGCTAAAGCTGTACGAGACTTTCTTTACCCCAAGTTTGTCTCTGTCGATGCTTTCTTTAATGGGCAAGAATCAGGTAATCTATTAGATACATTACCCGCAGATTTACCAGCATCCTTACTCACAGAAATTATTGCCCAAGAAGAGTCTACAACCAGAGAAACACAACAAGCCCAATTAAACCAAGTTTTGATGGATGCTTTAGCAGCGTTGGATATTCAGGCTCAAAAATTACTCCAAGCTTATTATCAGCAACAGCTGACTCAACAACAAATCTCGGAACAGCTAGAAATTAAACAATATACTGTCTCTCGCCGTCTTAGCAGCATCAAGCGCTCATTACTCACTACCCTAACGCAGTGGAGTATCGATAGTTTGCATATCTCGCCTACACCCGTCGTAGTGGATGCAATAAGTAAAAGTCTAGAAGAATGGCTCAAAAATTATTATAGCCATACCCACCCACCTTTAAAGTAA
- a CDS encoding DUF1822 family protein, with protein sequence MFDAAVAFAVDNDLVLEMVPTSEPLEHNYSTPGGYQRAWLNQICLTTFLDWLQGEITPNGRVHPNRATLPSFWEVVNGTAISFDNSRLVLLPTLAMDVDELRVPQEWVDIPEWVADYYLAVQVNPDEGWMRILGYTTHQQVKTLGVYDPGDRTYSLESDHLIPDLNVLWVTRQLYPQEIRRANVAPLTPLPQTQAANLLERLSHADIKFPRLEVPFPLWAALIAHGGWRQSLYELRQGISQPASIGRWLQDGVSNFSQQLGWEIQQFTALPSGMRSRENQTAILGLSRQILIADNTYELRVFPKGNPEEQIWRFELRNANPENMIPVGLQLKLLTEDLQPFPNNEDTATTPVEQLYVEVMLEPGEGLVWEVTPLPTEYEREILRF encoded by the coding sequence ATGTTTGATGCTGCTGTTGCTTTCGCTGTTGATAATGACTTGGTTCTAGAAATGGTTCCGACATCAGAACCTCTAGAACATAATTATTCTACCCCTGGTGGTTATCAACGTGCTTGGCTCAATCAAATTTGTTTAACTACATTTTTAGATTGGTTACAAGGGGAAATTACACCCAATGGGAGAGTGCATCCCAACAGGGCTACGTTACCGAGTTTTTGGGAAGTAGTTAATGGTACAGCTATCAGTTTTGATAACTCTCGCTTGGTGTTACTTCCTACTTTAGCAATGGATGTAGATGAGTTGCGCGTACCTCAAGAATGGGTGGATATTCCCGAATGGGTGGCTGATTATTACTTAGCGGTACAGGTAAATCCTGATGAAGGGTGGATGAGAATTTTGGGCTATACAACTCACCAACAAGTGAAAACTTTGGGGGTTTATGATCCAGGCGATCGCACTTACAGTTTAGAATCAGATCATCTCATCCCAGACTTGAATGTGCTTTGGGTAACTCGCCAATTGTATCCTCAAGAAATCAGACGTGCAAACGTTGCACCCCTAACACCTTTACCCCAAACTCAAGCAGCCAATTTACTGGAAAGATTAAGTCACGCAGATATCAAATTTCCCCGCTTAGAAGTTCCCTTTCCCCTTTGGGCTGCATTAATCGCTCATGGCGGTTGGCGACAAAGCTTGTATGAATTGCGCCAAGGAATTTCCCAACCAGCATCAATTGGGCGGTGGCTTCAAGACGGCGTATCAAATTTTTCTCAACAACTTGGTTGGGAAATACAGCAATTTACAGCCTTACCTTCAGGAATGAGGAGTCGAGAAAATCAAACGGCTATTTTAGGCTTATCTCGCCAAATACTCATAGCTGATAATACTTATGAATTACGAGTTTTCCCTAAAGGTAATCCAGAAGAACAAATTTGGCGTTTTGAATTACGCAATGCAAACCCAGAAAATATGATTCCTGTAGGGTTACAACTCAAACTACTCACAGAAGACTTACAACCATTTCCCAACAATGAAGATACAGCAACAACGCCTGTAGAACAATTGTATGTAGAAGTAATGTTAGAACCCGGTGAAGGGTTAGTTTGGGAAGTCACACCTTTACCGACAGAATATGAGCGGGAAATCTTACGTTTTTAA
- a CDS encoding CHAT domain-containing protein, with product MFFTLKVWEVVKKKEYRKSKLINFCLLAVLSISICIVVTPAFANISQNLINQDSTSKIAESQILYERGRFADAVQILQQAVEEYQQQGDTLKQAVALSNLSLAYQQLGHWQKAQIAITKSLNLQEFSQKERTNQNLALLAQSLDIQGRLQLLTGKSEASLATWKNTEDIYTKLEDNNSIALTLLYQAQALRNQGFNKQAMEKLSQINKTLASQGDSLAKAAVFLSLGATLENVGELEKSRLALEQSLEISQRLKSPQNIALSLLSLGNNARIQQKNLQAIALYEKAFEISTSPLTKVQARLNHLNLLIEEKEFAAAQILIPEIQSLLAELPASRPSIYARINFAHSLGSLNTPKAQIAQLLATSVQQARSLDDIRAEAYALGNLGSLYEKTQQFAEAMKLTEQALILAQTSNAPEIKYLWQWQMGRLLKAQGNFTGAIARSAVPKAIAEYDAAIKTLESLRADLVAVNQDIQFNFRDNVEPIYRESVALILQNSGEKPNVKTLDKARTRIEALQLAELDNFFREACLQGERVLLDQLVDKENPNTAILYPIILPEELQVIVKIPQQPLRHHTVKKSQVEVERTLAKLREYILEPDRTEEVQALSQQVYNWLIKPIASDLTTSKVNTLVFVLDGALRNIPLAALYDGEKYLVEKYAVALSLGLGLLAPRPLAQTPVKVLAAGLVQPPPGFPTFPPLPGIKLEFDLIAQTGASTKQLLDQDFTSNTLENNVNTVPFNVLHLATHGQFSSRPEETFILANDGSINVLQFDNLLRSQIDNSRQILELLVLSACQTATGDNRATLGLAGAAIKAGARSTIASLWHINDQSTAILIGEFYNELVNSKVTKAEALRRAQVKLLTEYPNYSRPGYWAAYVLVGNWF from the coding sequence ATGTTTTTTACTTTAAAGGTGTGGGAAGTGGTAAAAAAGAAAGAATATAGAAAAAGCAAGTTAATAAATTTCTGTTTGCTGGCTGTGCTAAGTATATCTATATGTATTGTCGTGACTCCAGCTTTCGCAAATATTTCTCAAAATCTAATAAATCAAGATTCAACTTCAAAAATCGCCGAAAGCCAAATACTATATGAAAGGGGTAGATTTGCAGATGCTGTGCAAATTTTACAGCAAGCGGTGGAAGAATATCAACAGCAGGGAGATACTTTAAAACAAGCTGTTGCTTTGAGTAATCTCTCACTGGCGTATCAACAATTAGGTCATTGGCAAAAAGCGCAAATAGCTATTACCAAAAGCTTGAATTTACAAGAATTTTCCCAAAAAGAAAGAACGAATCAAAATTTAGCCCTCTTGGCTCAAAGTCTAGATATTCAAGGACGCTTACAACTTTTAACAGGAAAGTCTGAAGCTTCTCTTGCTACTTGGAAAAATACTGAAGATATTTACACCAAGCTAGAAGATAACAACAGTATTGCTTTGACGCTACTTTATCAAGCTCAAGCATTACGCAATCAAGGTTTTAATAAGCAAGCTATGGAGAAACTATCACAGATAAATAAAACTTTAGCGTCTCAGGGTGATTCTTTAGCCAAAGCAGCAGTTTTTCTTTCTCTAGGTGCTACATTAGAAAATGTGGGAGAGTTAGAAAAATCTCGCCTAGCTTTAGAACAAAGTTTAGAAATTTCTCAAAGGCTTAAATCACCGCAAAATATAGCTTTAAGCCTGCTGAGTTTAGGTAATAATGCTCGGATTCAACAGAAAAATTTGCAGGCGATCGCATTATATGAAAAAGCATTTGAAATATCAACTTCACCCCTGACAAAAGTTCAAGCCCGACTCAATCATCTGAATTTACTTATTGAAGAAAAAGAATTTGCAGCCGCACAAATTTTAATTCCCGAAATTCAATCTTTACTTGCAGAACTACCAGCTTCACGCCCATCAATTTACGCCCGCATTAACTTTGCTCACAGCTTGGGTAGTTTAAATACTCCCAAAGCTCAAATTGCTCAACTCCTGGCTACATCTGTACAACAAGCCCGGAGCTTAGATGATATCCGCGCCGAAGCCTACGCTTTAGGCAATTTGGGGAGTTTGTACGAAAAAACACAACAATTTGCTGAGGCTATGAAGCTGACAGAACAGGCGTTGATTTTGGCTCAAACTAGCAACGCGCCGGAAATCAAGTATTTGTGGCAATGGCAAATGGGTAGACTATTAAAAGCCCAAGGTAATTTCACTGGTGCGATTGCGCGGAGCGCAGTGCCGAAGGCAATCGCCGAATATGATGCAGCAATAAAAACATTAGAATCTCTACGTGCTGACTTAGTAGCAGTCAATCAGGATATCCAGTTTAATTTCCGAGACAATGTAGAGCCAATTTATCGTGAGTCGGTAGCTTTAATACTGCAAAATTCTGGCGAAAAACCAAACGTTAAAACATTAGATAAAGCTAGAACACGAATAGAAGCTTTACAATTAGCAGAACTAGATAACTTTTTCCGAGAAGCTTGCTTACAAGGAGAGAGGGTACTTTTAGATCAATTAGTAGACAAAGAAAATCCCAACACTGCCATACTCTACCCAATTATTCTGCCAGAAGAACTGCAAGTCATTGTTAAAATTCCTCAACAACCACTGCGCCATCATACAGTTAAAAAATCCCAAGTCGAAGTTGAGCGCACTTTGGCAAAACTGCGAGAATATATTTTAGAACCAGATAGAACAGAAGAAGTACAAGCCCTTTCCCAACAAGTCTATAACTGGTTAATTAAACCTATTGCATCTGACTTAACCACAAGTAAAGTTAATACCCTGGTATTCGTACTAGACGGAGCATTAAGAAATATCCCACTAGCAGCTCTTTATGACGGCGAGAAATATTTAGTAGAAAAATACGCTGTTGCGCTGAGTTTAGGGCTTGGGCTATTAGCTCCCAGACCTCTAGCTCAAACACCAGTGAAAGTCCTCGCTGCTGGTTTAGTGCAACCACCGCCGGGTTTCCCCACATTTCCACCCTTACCAGGAATCAAGTTAGAATTTGACTTAATTGCTCAAACAGGAGCATCTACTAAACAACTACTAGATCAAGACTTTACCAGCAATACTCTAGAAAACAATGTAAATACTGTACCTTTTAATGTCTTACATTTGGCAACTCACGGGCAATTTAGTTCTCGCCCGGAAGAGACTTTCATTTTAGCCAATGATGGTAGCATCAATGTTTTACAGTTCGATAACTTACTCCGCAGTCAAATTGACAATAGTAGACAAATCTTAGAATTATTAGTTTTGAGTGCTTGCCAAACTGCCACAGGTGACAATCGGGCTACATTAGGGTTAGCAGGCGCGGCTATTAAAGCAGGCGCACGCAGCACAATTGCGTCACTCTGGCACATCAATGATCAATCTACAGCTATCTTAATTGGTGAATTTTACAATGAATTAGTCAATAGTAAAGTGACTAAAGCCGAAGCCTTACGTCGCGCTCAAGTAAAATTATTAACCGAGTATCCTAATTATAGTCGCCCTGGTTACTGGGCTGCCTATGTATTAGTTGGTAATTGGTTTTGA